A single genomic interval of Brevibacillus brevis harbors:
- a CDS encoding NAD-dependent succinate-semialdehyde dehydrogenase yields MGEYKQMFINGEWVTAESGESIQITNPATGETVGTVTFGDGRDANKAIDAAHQAFASWSRLTARERAKYLYNLSELVKNNRDELAGIISAEMGKPLGEAKGEVLGAADNFVWYAEEAKRVNGETIPSSVANKRIMVLRQPVGVVGAITPWNFPVNMVARKIAPALAAGCTVVLKPAESTPLSAIRMFELIEQAGFPKGVVNLVIGNPESIGKEFIDNPKLSKIGFTGSTRVGKLLMEGAAKQVKRVSMELGGHAPFIVFPDADLDAAVKGLFESKFRNSGQMCICTNRLYVHEDVADAFTEKLVERLKRAKVGDGRQKETEIGPLVNERALNKVLEHIEDAKDKGGQVVYGGNRLVEGDYAKGFYCEPTLLAGVTSDMKISFEETFGPVVPLVRFTEEADVVQMANDTRYGLAAYVYTRDNQRCFRMAELLEYGIVGINDGSPTQTQAPFGGFKESGIGREGGRYGMDEYLETKFVSFGL; encoded by the coding sequence ATGGGAGAGTACAAGCAAATGTTTATTAATGGAGAATGGGTAACTGCCGAGAGCGGTGAGTCCATTCAGATTACGAATCCTGCTACAGGGGAAACAGTTGGAACAGTAACCTTCGGCGATGGTCGCGATGCCAACAAGGCCATCGACGCTGCTCATCAGGCATTCGCAAGCTGGTCTCGATTGACCGCTCGCGAGCGCGCCAAATATTTGTACAACTTGTCTGAGCTGGTGAAAAACAATCGGGACGAACTGGCGGGCATCATTTCTGCTGAGATGGGTAAGCCTTTGGGCGAGGCAAAAGGCGAAGTGCTGGGTGCCGCTGATAACTTTGTCTGGTACGCAGAAGAAGCCAAGAGAGTCAACGGAGAAACGATCCCATCCTCGGTTGCGAACAAGCGCATCATGGTGCTGCGTCAGCCTGTAGGGGTGGTAGGGGCGATTACCCCGTGGAACTTCCCGGTGAACATGGTTGCACGTAAGATCGCTCCGGCGTTGGCTGCCGGTTGCACGGTGGTTTTAAAGCCAGCAGAAAGCACGCCGCTGTCTGCAATTCGCATGTTTGAGCTGATTGAGCAGGCTGGCTTTCCAAAAGGCGTCGTAAACCTCGTCATTGGAAATCCTGAATCGATTGGGAAGGAGTTCATCGACAATCCGAAGCTCTCCAAAATTGGATTTACAGGCTCCACTCGTGTCGGCAAGCTGCTGATGGAGGGCGCGGCAAAGCAAGTGAAGCGCGTCAGCATGGAGCTTGGTGGTCACGCGCCGTTCATCGTATTCCCGGATGCTGATCTGGATGCAGCCGTAAAAGGTCTGTTTGAGAGCAAGTTCCGTAACTCCGGTCAAATGTGCATTTGCACGAACCGTCTGTACGTCCACGAGGATGTCGCAGACGCTTTCACAGAAAAGCTGGTAGAGCGTCTGAAGCGTGCGAAGGTAGGGGATGGTCGCCAGAAAGAGACAGAGATCGGTCCACTGGTGAACGAGCGTGCCCTGAACAAGGTGCTCGAGCATATCGAGGACGCCAAGGATAAAGGCGGGCAAGTAGTATACGGCGGAAATCGTCTGGTTGAAGGTGATTATGCGAAGGGCTTCTATTGCGAACCGACCTTGCTCGCTGGTGTTACATCGGATATGAAAATCTCTTTTGAGGAAACGTTCGGTCCTGTCGTTCCACTCGTGCGTTTTACAGAGGAAGCGGATGTCGTACAGATGGCAAACGACACGCGGTATGGCTTGGCTGCTTATGTGTACACTCGAGATAATCAGCGTTGCTTCCGCATGGCTGAGCTCCTCGAATACGGAATCGTTGGGATCAATGACGGATCGCCTACCCAGACACAAGCGCCGTTTGGCGGTTTCAAGGAAAGCGGAATCGGCCGTGAGGGTGGCCGCTACGGAATGGATGAGTATTTGGAGACGAAGTTCGTTTCCTTTGGACTTTAA
- the paaD gene encoding 1,2-phenylacetyl-CoA epoxidase subunit PaaD, whose amino-acid sequence MAQEELQLHEGLEATCWELLQQVTDPEIPVISMVEMGMIHKVRIEADIVHVEVLPTFVGCPALEIMKKNITEKLVEAEGINQVQVAFVYDPAWTSDRIALDARDKLKSFGIAPPPLDFKPGDTWEVACPYCDSPYTQIENLFGPAACRSILYCRHCKNPFEALKPIY is encoded by the coding sequence ATGGCGCAAGAAGAACTGCAACTGCATGAAGGGCTTGAAGCGACATGCTGGGAACTGCTGCAGCAAGTAACGGATCCCGAAATTCCGGTGATCAGCATGGTGGAGATGGGGATGATTCACAAAGTGCGCATCGAGGCAGACATCGTACACGTCGAGGTGCTCCCTACCTTTGTCGGCTGTCCGGCACTCGAGATCATGAAGAAGAACATCACAGAAAAGCTGGTGGAGGCAGAAGGAATTAATCAGGTCCAGGTAGCGTTCGTCTATGATCCAGCCTGGACATCTGATCGTATCGCCTTGGATGCTCGCGATAAGCTGAAAAGCTTTGGCATCGCGCCGCCACCGCTTGACTTCAAACCGGGGGATACATGGGAGGTAGCCTGTCCCTATTGTGATTCTCCGTATACACAAATTGAGAATCTGTTTGGCCCTGCTGCTTGTCGAAGTATCTTGTATTGCCGGCATTGCAAGAATCCGTTTGAGGCCCTAAAACCAATCTATTGA
- the paaC gene encoding 1,2-phenylacetyl-CoA epoxidase subunit PaaC, with the protein MGDRLHVETVEAANQNPSFAKALTDLLFQLADDDFILAYRGSEWLGLAPHIEEDVAFSSMSQDMMGHAVMFYEMLEQLGVGKADDLAQLREAKVFSNAILVERKNGDGDYNDHPHYDWAYAIVRSYVYGLYKQVRLEALTQSSYAPLALVSRKMMTEHRYHLMHWQVWLKQLANSTADARQRLEAAIAEVWKDAGELPHLGPNQSDIVQFGLIAEEEQLKQKWLTLTKDIFEEAGLDWPGEPGVPQERGRHGEHTADLVQALATLSEVYRIDPAAGW; encoded by the coding sequence ATGGGCGACCGTTTACATGTAGAAACAGTAGAAGCAGCAAACCAAAACCCGTCATTTGCAAAAGCCTTGACCGACCTGTTGTTCCAGCTTGCTGATGACGATTTTATATTGGCTTATCGTGGATCGGAATGGCTGGGGCTTGCTCCGCATATTGAAGAAGATGTGGCGTTTTCATCGATGTCTCAGGACATGATGGGCCATGCCGTGATGTTCTATGAAATGCTTGAGCAACTAGGAGTAGGCAAAGCAGACGATCTCGCACAGCTCCGCGAGGCGAAGGTGTTTTCCAATGCGATCTTGGTAGAGCGTAAAAACGGCGACGGCGATTACAACGATCATCCTCATTACGATTGGGCTTATGCGATTGTTCGCAGCTATGTGTACGGCTTATACAAGCAGGTTCGCTTGGAGGCTCTTACGCAGTCGTCATACGCACCACTTGCGCTGGTCAGCCGCAAAATGATGACAGAGCATCGCTATCATCTGATGCACTGGCAAGTTTGGTTGAAGCAATTGGCGAACAGTACGGCTGATGCGCGTCAGAGACTGGAGGCAGCCATTGCAGAAGTTTGGAAGGATGCCGGGGAGCTGCCTCATCTTGGACCAAACCAGAGCGATATCGTTCAATTTGGCTTGATTGCAGAAGAAGAGCAACTGAAACAAAAATGGCTGACTTTGACCAAAGACATTTTCGAAGAAGCAGGACTCGACTGGCCGGGTGAGCCAGGAGTGCCACAAGAGCGCGGCCGTCACGGTGAACATACTGCTGATCTGGTGCAAGCTTTGGCTACCTTGTCTGAAGTGTATCGTATTGATCCGGCTGCAGGCTGGTAA
- the paaB gene encoding 1,2-phenylacetyl-CoA epoxidase subunit PaaB — protein MSNENFFIYEVFSQKSVNAPFVQQFSLLAPNKEVALSMARENFLRREPCFNLWVVKRDDIFGLPPEERPFLERLDNKSYRETKGYGDLQSRWRHHREQYEEKQKHAGNGS, from the coding sequence ATGAGCAACGAAAACTTTTTCATATACGAAGTATTCAGCCAAAAAAGCGTAAATGCTCCGTTCGTCCAACAGTTCAGTTTGTTGGCACCCAATAAAGAAGTCGCATTGAGCATGGCGAGGGAGAATTTCTTGCGCCGTGAGCCTTGTTTTAATTTGTGGGTAGTCAAGCGCGACGATATTTTTGGACTTCCGCCAGAGGAGCGTCCTTTCCTGGAAAGACTCGACAACAAGAGCTATCGGGAGACCAAAGGATACGGCGACTTGCAGTCAAGATGGCGCCACCATCGCGAGCAGTACGAAGAAAAACAGAAGCATGCAGGCAACGGCAGTTAA
- the paaA gene encoding 1,2-phenylacetyl-CoA epoxidase subunit PaaA, translated as MQMRLEHADLTENEKLEAFLARIDRGEKIEADDWMPDDYRNQLIKLISMHGISEIMGALPEKEWVPKAPTLRRKLAIMAKVQDEMGHGQLLLRVAEDLLEPLGKTREDIMNDLFSKRLKFHNVFHMEAPTWADAGVIGWLVDGAAIITQSMSLDTSYAPYARALHRICAEEKFHAQHGESIVLELAEGTDEQRQMLQDAIHRWWPALLMFFGPPENGNITSNQEANMRYKIRTQTNEELRQVFLKKYLPRIFHLGCTVPDDTIYFDEAEDKWVYQQPDWEEFKQIVKGNGPRSAHRLNLRVMSYEETKWVRDAIMSYGRQVG; from the coding sequence ATGCAAATGAGGCTCGAACATGCTGATTTGACTGAAAACGAAAAGTTGGAAGCGTTTTTAGCGAGAATCGATCGCGGGGAAAAAATAGAGGCAGACGATTGGATGCCAGACGACTATCGCAACCAGTTGATCAAGCTGATTTCGATGCATGGCATCAGTGAGATCATGGGTGCACTGCCGGAAAAAGAATGGGTACCAAAGGCGCCGACACTACGCAGAAAGCTGGCGATTATGGCCAAGGTCCAGGACGAGATGGGGCATGGTCAATTGCTGCTTCGCGTCGCAGAAGATTTGCTTGAGCCATTAGGCAAGACGCGCGAGGATATCATGAATGATTTGTTTTCAAAGAGACTGAAATTTCACAATGTATTCCACATGGAAGCACCTACCTGGGCTGATGCTGGTGTGATCGGCTGGCTGGTTGACGGAGCGGCTATTATTACGCAATCGATGTCGCTTGATACATCGTATGCACCTTATGCCCGCGCTCTGCATCGGATCTGTGCGGAAGAAAAGTTCCACGCCCAGCACGGGGAGAGTATCGTCTTAGAGTTGGCAGAAGGCACCGATGAACAGCGCCAAATGCTGCAAGATGCCATCCATCGTTGGTGGCCTGCCCTCTTGATGTTTTTCGGACCGCCGGAAAACGGCAACATTACGAGCAATCAGGAAGCCAACATGCGCTACAAGATTCGTACACAGACCAATGAAGAATTGCGCCAAGTATTCCTGAAAAAGTACTTGCCGCGTATTTTCCACCTCGGCTGCACAGTTCCAGACGATACGATTTACTTCGACGAGGCAGAAGACAAATGGGTCTACCAACAGCCTGATTGGGAAGAGTTCAAGCAAATCGTCAAGGGGAACGGACCACGCTCCGCTCACCGTCTGAATCTTCGGGTAATGTCTTATGAGGAAACCAAATGGGTGCGCGATGCGATTATGTCGTACGGCCGACAAGTAGGGTAG
- a CDS encoding methyl-accepting chemotaxis protein produces MSQLLNSVLMVAPILQKAFLSECMVGVTDKEKFLAYYPAQGLNLGIRVGDELRPGSINATAVKEGKRVVKKISKELYGIPYIAVGYPLVENGQVVGCLATGVTTDQEDRLHGLAQNLTDALENIAQHTESLAKDADHLAQASHTLSDAAGQLELKITETTQINELIRNISTRSNVLGLNAVLEAARAGAAGRGFSVVAEEIRQLSQTTATSAKGIFQLLDEMNALVGTVTGEMEKTMNHSVQQSTRIQELDAVMQELRHMAEELKKAADITGHGE; encoded by the coding sequence ATGTCTCAATTGCTGAATAGCGTCTTAATGGTCGCACCGATTTTACAAAAGGCATTTTTGTCTGAATGTATGGTAGGAGTCACCGATAAAGAGAAGTTTCTCGCCTACTATCCGGCACAAGGTTTGAACCTGGGGATTCGAGTAGGAGACGAATTGCGCCCGGGGAGTATTAATGCGACGGCGGTAAAAGAGGGCAAGCGGGTAGTGAAGAAGATTTCCAAAGAGCTCTACGGCATTCCTTATATCGCAGTCGGTTATCCGCTTGTCGAAAACGGACAAGTAGTCGGTTGCTTGGCGACAGGCGTGACGACCGATCAAGAGGATCGCTTGCACGGCTTGGCTCAAAATTTGACGGACGCGCTGGAAAATATCGCACAGCACACAGAAAGTCTGGCAAAGGACGCGGACCATTTGGCACAGGCTAGCCACACGCTGAGTGATGCAGCCGGTCAATTAGAGCTGAAAATTACAGAGACGACCCAGATCAACGAATTGATTCGCAATATCTCAACACGCTCGAATGTCCTAGGATTGAATGCCGTCCTTGAAGCGGCACGTGCAGGTGCTGCTGGTCGCGGCTTTTCCGTGGTCGCAGAGGAAATCCGTCAGCTTTCCCAGACGACGGCTACTTCAGCGAAGGGCATTTTCCAACTGTTGGATGAAATGAATGCACTCGTCGGAACGGTTACTGGTGAAATGGAGAAGACGATGAATCACAGCGTACAGCAGTCGACGCGAATACAGGAGCTGGATGCAGTCATGCAAGAGCTGCGGCATATGGCTGAGGAATTGAAAAAGGCAGCAGATATAACTGGGCACGGAGAATAG
- a CDS encoding ABC transporter substrate-binding protein codes for MKKRTFKNWLFPAAVASLVFLSACGGGTTPAAESGTGGASKDPIKVGAIFSLTGPNSPLGVPEKQAVELLVKEINGAGGVDGRPLEVIFEDDKSDNTEAVKAIKKLASKEKVVAVLGSSGSGPSLGMAEYAAAEKLPLISMAAADQITNPVRAGIYKTPHTDVHGTKRIFKYLKEKGITKIATLNDSNPYGSGWTTQLQKYAPEYGITIVAEEKYGTKDPSMSSQLTKIKGTDAQALIVAGTNPGPATIVKEAKQLNLTIPIISSHGSANSKFLELIGDAGEGVLMVAGKLLIPEQVAADDPQSAIIKKFVDGYQAAYNAQPDGFAGYGYDGLNLLVEGLKQAGGDTSKLGEVLEKVKYVGVTGEFKFTADDHNGLTEDSMIMVEVKDGKFQLVK; via the coding sequence ATGAAAAAACGAACATTCAAAAATTGGCTATTTCCAGCAGCAGTCGCTTCGCTCGTATTCTTGAGCGCCTGTGGAGGCGGCACTACACCAGCAGCAGAGTCAGGCACTGGTGGCGCCAGCAAGGACCCGATCAAGGTCGGCGCTATTTTCTCACTGACTGGTCCGAACAGTCCGCTCGGCGTACCGGAGAAGCAAGCGGTAGAGCTGTTGGTAAAAGAAATAAACGGAGCAGGTGGAGTGGATGGCCGACCGTTGGAAGTCATTTTTGAAGACGACAAGTCTGACAATACAGAAGCGGTAAAAGCAATCAAAAAGCTCGCTTCGAAAGAAAAGGTCGTAGCTGTACTCGGCTCCTCAGGCAGTGGTCCGTCTCTCGGGATGGCTGAATATGCCGCAGCAGAAAAGCTCCCGCTGATCTCGATGGCAGCGGCAGACCAAATCACCAATCCAGTTCGTGCAGGCATCTACAAAACACCGCACACGGATGTACACGGAACGAAGCGCATCTTCAAATATTTGAAGGAAAAAGGCATTACAAAAATTGCTACGCTCAATGACAGCAATCCATACGGAAGTGGCTGGACGACGCAATTGCAAAAATATGCGCCTGAATACGGCATCACGATTGTAGCGGAAGAAAAATACGGCACAAAAGATCCGTCCATGAGCTCCCAATTGACCAAGATCAAAGGGACTGATGCGCAGGCGTTGATTGTGGCAGGTACGAACCCAGGACCCGCTACGATTGTGAAGGAAGCCAAGCAATTGAACCTCACTATTCCGATCATTAGCAGCCATGGCTCTGCGAACAGCAAATTCCTCGAACTGATTGGAGACGCTGGCGAGGGTGTCTTGATGGTAGCTGGAAAACTGCTCATCCCTGAACAAGTAGCGGCGGATGATCCGCAATCTGCCATCATCAAAAAATTCGTGGATGGCTATCAAGCTGCCTACAATGCACAGCCAGACGGCTTCGCGGGATACGGGTACGACGGTTTGAATTTGCTCGTGGAAGGCTTGAAGCAAGCAGGCGGCGACACATCCAAGTTGGGCGAAGTATTGGAAAAGGTGAAATACGTAGGGGTAACCGGAGAATTCAAGTTCACGGCTGATGATCATAACGGTCTGACAGAAGACAGTATGATCATGGTTGAAGTGAAGGATGGAAAGTTCCAGCTCGTTAAATAA
- a CDS encoding ABC transporter ATP-binding protein: MGKAVLTVDNITARYGPVEVLHGITLQVNEGEIVSLLGANGAGKTTLLNCICGLHGEKDGKIWFRDADITRVPAELVVPRGMAHVPERRQIFSTLTVEDNLWLGASHRIPKTSKKEIAKEMETVYERFPILAERKWQLGGTLSGGQQQMLAIGRALLSRPQLLLLDEPSLGLAPLIAKEILTIVQEIRSEWGTTVLLVEQNARAALAISDRAYVLSTGAVMLEGKADEIRNDPRVQSAYLGSSHEAV; this comes from the coding sequence ATGGGGAAGGCAGTCCTTACAGTAGACAACATCACGGCTCGCTACGGTCCGGTAGAAGTGCTGCACGGCATTACTCTGCAAGTGAACGAAGGCGAGATCGTCTCCCTGTTAGGCGCAAATGGGGCAGGCAAAACGACGCTTTTGAACTGTATCTGCGGTCTGCACGGCGAAAAGGATGGGAAGATTTGGTTTCGTGACGCGGACATTACGCGTGTCCCTGCTGAGTTGGTGGTACCCCGGGGGATGGCGCATGTGCCGGAGCGCAGACAAATTTTTTCGACGCTGACCGTGGAGGACAATTTGTGGCTGGGTGCTTCGCATCGGATACCCAAGACGAGCAAAAAGGAAATTGCCAAAGAAATGGAGACGGTGTATGAACGTTTTCCGATTTTGGCAGAGCGGAAATGGCAGCTCGGGGGAACGCTTTCCGGGGGGCAACAGCAAATGCTCGCTATTGGCAGAGCGCTCTTGTCTCGACCGCAGCTTCTCTTGTTGGACGAGCCTTCGCTAGGATTGGCTCCACTGATTGCCAAAGAAATCCTGACGATTGTGCAGGAGATTCGCTCGGAGTGGGGGACCACGGTGCTGTTGGTCGAGCAAAATGCTCGCGCAGCGCTCGCTATTTCCGACCGGGCTTACGTACTCAGTACGGGAGCTGTCATGCTGGAAGGGAAGGCAGACGAGATTAGGAATGACCCACGAGTACAATCTGCTTATTTGGGAAGCTCCCACGAAGCAGTGTAG
- a CDS encoding ABC transporter ATP-binding protein: MTTLLDVQKLSRDFGGVRAVNQVDFQVREGEILALIGPNGAGKSTVLNMVSGVIPPSEGEIRFSSQPLTRVQGYEYAGLGITRTFQNLQTFDDMTVLENVMVGMHTKTSASIFSCGMNLAKSRKEEKLMQEQAQTWIENVGLAKEVSSLAGSLPYGKLRLMEIARAIVAKPRLLLLDEPAAGLNHTETAEMSRMFCEIRDNGTAILLVEHDMDMIMTIADRIVVLDQGSKIAEGTPREIQENPRVIAAYLGAE; the protein is encoded by the coding sequence ATGACAACACTTTTGGATGTGCAAAAGCTCTCTCGTGATTTTGGCGGCGTACGGGCAGTGAATCAAGTAGATTTTCAGGTGCGGGAAGGAGAGATTCTCGCGCTGATCGGCCCGAATGGCGCTGGGAAAAGCACCGTACTCAACATGGTGTCGGGTGTGATCCCGCCTTCGGAAGGAGAGATTCGCTTCAGCAGCCAGCCATTGACACGTGTGCAAGGCTATGAATATGCCGGATTGGGCATCACGCGAACCTTTCAAAACCTCCAGACCTTTGACGATATGACCGTTTTGGAAAACGTCATGGTTGGCATGCATACCAAGACAAGCGCGAGTATCTTTTCCTGTGGCATGAATCTGGCAAAGTCCCGTAAGGAAGAGAAGTTGATGCAGGAGCAGGCACAGACGTGGATAGAGAATGTAGGACTGGCAAAGGAAGTGTCCTCGCTGGCTGGGAGCTTGCCGTACGGGAAGCTGCGGCTGATGGAGATTGCCCGCGCAATAGTAGCCAAGCCGCGGCTGCTCTTGTTGGATGAGCCTGCTGCGGGTCTGAATCATACCGAGACGGCGGAGATGAGCCGCATGTTTTGCGAGATTCGCGACAATGGAACGGCTATTTTGCTAGTGGAGCATGACATGGACATGATCATGACGATTGCGGACCGCATCGTAGTATTGGATCAAGGATCAAAAATCGCAGAAGGAACCCCGCGTGAGATTCAGGAGAACCCGCGAGTGATTGCGGCGTATCTGGGTGCAGAATGA
- a CDS encoding branched-chain amino acid ABC transporter permease, translated as MMKQIIDKWGKSIGIYLFLMILFPFVMPDEYYRSVGIIIGLQAIVTIGLCLVMGLAGQISLGQAAFWGIGAYTSAVLTTKYGLPPFIGLIAAAIVPGLFAFILGRAIAGLQGYYLAMATLAFGYIVQIGITEWESVTGGANGMISIPQMTFFGGSELSMYFLIWGVVTCVLLFSLNLLNSRVGRAFRAIHKSEIAATSMGIDVRKFKLNAFVVSGMFAGISGGLYAHYMGILDPQPFGLHESIKFLTMVVIGGMTSIWGALIGTILIGFISEALVLLSEVVPGLQGDVDTIVFGAILVLIVMFMPEGLVPRIRAAFEKGQAKKAKAMAEEAQRKQQVERKAAT; from the coding sequence ATGATGAAGCAGATCATCGATAAGTGGGGCAAAAGTATAGGAATCTACCTGTTTTTGATGATTCTTTTCCCATTCGTGATGCCAGATGAATACTATCGTTCTGTCGGAATTATTATCGGTCTTCAAGCAATCGTAACCATCGGGCTATGTCTCGTAATGGGGCTGGCGGGACAAATTTCGCTGGGACAAGCAGCGTTTTGGGGGATAGGTGCCTATACGTCGGCAGTATTGACGACGAAGTACGGTCTGCCGCCATTTATCGGCCTCATAGCTGCTGCGATTGTTCCAGGGTTATTCGCCTTTATCCTCGGGCGGGCGATAGCGGGGCTGCAAGGCTATTACCTTGCGATGGCGACACTCGCATTTGGCTATATCGTGCAGATCGGGATTACGGAATGGGAGTCGGTCACCGGGGGAGCAAACGGGATGATCAGCATTCCACAAATGACCTTCTTCGGTGGAAGCGAGCTATCTATGTACTTTCTGATTTGGGGAGTCGTCACCTGTGTGCTGCTCTTCTCTCTTAATCTCTTGAACTCACGCGTCGGCAGAGCGTTTCGGGCGATTCACAAAAGTGAGATTGCCGCGACCTCGATGGGAATTGATGTCCGCAAGTTCAAGCTGAATGCCTTTGTGGTAAGTGGCATGTTCGCTGGTATTTCCGGCGGCTTGTACGCCCACTACATGGGAATTCTCGATCCGCAGCCGTTCGGACTGCACGAATCGATCAAGTTTCTCACGATGGTCGTCATCGGCGGGATGACAAGCATCTGGGGCGCTTTGATCGGGACGATCCTGATTGGCTTTATTAGTGAAGCGCTGGTCCTCTTGAGTGAAGTGGTGCCGGGCTTGCAGGGGGATGTGGACACGATTGTATTCGGTGCGATTCTCGTGCTGATCGTTATGTTCATGCCAGAAGGATTGGTTCCGCGCATCCGGGCTGCTTTCGAAAAAGGGCAGGCGAAAAAGGCGAAGGCCATGGCTGAAGAAGCACAGCGAAAGCAGCAGGTGGAAAGGAAGGCTGCAACATGA
- a CDS encoding branched-chain amino acid ABC transporter permease — protein sequence MTELLQYVANGLVSGGIYAIVAVGFITIYNVSKVINLAQGEFLMLGGMVTVALIGMNLPYGLAALLAILMVTLIGVLMQKYVIAYVKKANPISLIILTIGISTLIRGIASFIWGKDAFALEPITSNEPISIGGVMIAQQSIWILAAVLIILFLLWYLMDKTILGKKINACSVNPMAARLMGISPTKMSMLAFAISGATGAIAGIVIAPLSVTSYDVGVLLGIKGFSAAILGGLGNPLGAAVAAFLLGIVESLGAGYISSGMKDAIAFLVLIGMLLIKPSGIFGERSVGKGGL from the coding sequence ATGACGGAATTGCTGCAGTACGTTGCAAACGGCCTCGTCAGTGGCGGGATTTACGCGATCGTAGCGGTTGGTTTCATCACGATTTACAACGTAAGCAAGGTGATTAATCTGGCGCAGGGTGAATTTTTGATGCTGGGCGGAATGGTCACAGTTGCTTTGATTGGCATGAATCTTCCATATGGTTTGGCGGCATTGCTCGCGATCCTCATGGTCACCTTGATCGGTGTTTTGATGCAGAAATATGTAATCGCTTACGTCAAAAAGGCTAATCCAATTAGTTTGATTATTTTGACGATAGGGATTTCCACACTCATTCGTGGCATTGCCAGCTTTATTTGGGGAAAAGATGCGTTTGCACTCGAACCGATTACGAGCAATGAGCCGATCTCGATCGGCGGCGTGATGATCGCCCAACAAAGTATCTGGATTTTGGCTGCTGTTCTTATCATTCTTTTTTTACTTTGGTACTTGATGGACAAGACGATTCTCGGCAAAAAAATTAACGCCTGTTCGGTCAACCCGATGGCAGCTCGCCTGATGGGGATTAGCCCGACAAAGATGAGTATGCTGGCCTTCGCGATCAGTGGAGCGACAGGAGCGATTGCAGGAATCGTGATCGCGCCGCTTTCCGTAACGTCCTACGATGTTGGCGTGCTGCTCGGAATTAAAGGCTTTTCCGCAGCCATTCTTGGCGGACTCGGAAATCCATTGGGTGCAGCCGTAGCCGCCTTTTTACTCGGGATCGTCGAGTCGCTGGGAGCTGGCTACATCAGCTCCGGTATGAAGGACGCGATCGCCTTTCTGGTGTTGATCGGCATGCTGTTGATTAAGCCATCCGGCATCTTTGGAGAACGCAGCGTTGGAAAAGGAGGGCTATGA
- the paaX gene encoding phenylacetic acid degradation operon negative regulatory protein PaaX, with protein MKPQSMLFTIYGEYVRHYGSEIWIGSLTKLMGEFGLSEPAVRAAISRMLRQGWLESRKVGNRSFYSVSERGKKRLEEAAARIYKVETDVWDGKWCIASYNIPEERRALRDQLRKELGWMGFGMLTTSTWISPNNLSDRVKDLTEAHEITEYVEIFTSEHMGWSNPKQLVQKCWDIDEINEKYKAFIDAYREEYEQLAAKLSNGEEVPDSHCFVEKTKLVHQYRKFLFIDPDLPQELLPELWLGKEADQLFQNYYQLLNPGAVRFFETVYEAAPSA; from the coding sequence GTGAAGCCACAATCCATGCTTTTTACAATTTACGGTGAATACGTCCGCCATTATGGAAGCGAAATCTGGATTGGTAGTCTGACCAAGCTGATGGGGGAATTCGGACTGTCGGAGCCGGCTGTTCGTGCAGCCATCTCCCGGATGCTTCGCCAAGGCTGGCTGGAATCGCGAAAAGTAGGGAACCGCAGCTTCTACTCGGTATCCGAGCGCGGCAAAAAGCGGCTGGAAGAGGCAGCGGCACGTATTTATAAGGTCGAGACAGATGTGTGGGACGGCAAGTGGTGCATTGCCAGCTACAACATCCCAGAGGAGCGTCGTGCGCTGCGTGATCAACTGCGGAAGGAACTGGGCTGGATGGGCTTCGGGATGCTGACGACCAGCACATGGATCAGCCCGAATAACCTCAGTGATCGCGTGAAGGACCTGACGGAAGCGCACGAGATTACAGAGTATGTGGAGATTTTTACATCAGAGCATATGGGCTGGAGCAATCCGAAGCAGCTCGTACAGAAGTGCTGGGATATCGATGAAATCAATGAAAAATACAAGGCCTTCATCGATGCCTACCGAGAGGAATACGAGCAGCTTGCTGCCAAACTTAGCAATGGGGAAGAGGTTCCAGACAGCCATTGCTTCGTGGAAAAGACAAAGCTCGTCCACCAATACCGCAAGTTCTTGTTCATCGATCCTGATTTGCCGCAGGAATTGTTGCCAGAGCTGTGGTTGGGCAAAGAGGCGGATCAGTTGTTCCAAAATTACTACCAGTTATTGAATCCAGGGGCAGTACGATTCTTCGAGACCGTGTATGAAGCTGCGCCATCTGCATAG